From the genome of Oncorhynchus clarkii lewisi isolate Uvic-CL-2024 chromosome 11, UVic_Ocla_1.0, whole genome shotgun sequence, one region includes:
- the LOC139420596 gene encoding serine/threonine-protein kinase greatwall-like — MTDLLPVMDEKQPNSCSDRKLSDILRPASIDDFVVLKPISRGAFGKVYLARKKCNPRLYAIKVVKKSDMHDKNLSGQMKAERDALALSKSPFVVHLFYCLQTATKVYLVMEYLIGGDVKSLLHTYGYFDEDMSVKYISEVARALDYLHRHGIIHRDLKPDNMLVSNNGHIKLTDFGLSKVKLDRELSLADILTTPSLAKPKQDYFRTPGQVLSLISSLGLNTPAGESKRRSSASAVFSPMSCGKIDQRKNSLCSPLRRQKEYLLSPVWHSQTLGPDSFVFSPNALTKSLTPRLLKSRRRFDTMSAGSSQSCLFPSTTDSEGGVSPLWEVEQIRSQQEIQLENFLHLYGRNTSGPTKGKLTSDMRLQRRDSALASLDNLDLRGQLHREPSTGELSRKAKEEPLAWKRLQFNEVEQSTPPQKPNLSQPIRGYVSGVEGHCATEGKPKEGHVVVTSAGKRVFEEVERSSEQLESLSKKSDSAYQRCSGVPDIALKNRTGLTGVFANVHLEVFGSEGQETSEGQAPKLPSPIALAKNLLCELDGPAEGVFIEGTSFGEDHELSRSLCADSKGSAHEMSIDNSPTPKRSAQSAKEGHWALFELDDRPYDPAISPSTPLLPQPPIFASTGTAKPGNGLTLRGGESKRSFLDRVPELDPRVAMSPSFLKPRNEVAFRSYCSSINRSNMSGSSRLSLGSVEAMDMATSTSYHSMPSAVTPVQNRPSSNNSLDQTPQSSTTSHTPFRTPKSVRRGPVPVEGVPILGTPDYLAPELLLGKPHDCMVDWWALGVCLFEFLTGVPPFNDETPQLVFQNILNRDIPWPDGEEELSHNSRNAIEILLTVDMNKRAGFKELRSHTLFAGLDWDHLQNQTMPFIPQPEDETDTSYFDARNTVQHLVMSGFSL; from the exons GTGGTGAAGAAATCTGACATGCATGACAAAAATTTGTCAGGTCAgatgaaggcagagagagacgcATTGGCCCTCAGCAAAAGTCCCTTTGTCGTACACCTCTTCTACTGTCTCCAAACAGCAACAAAAGTGtatttg GTGATGGAGTACCTAATTGGAGGAGACGTGAAATCCCTTCTTCACACCTACGGGTATTTTGATGAGGATATGTCAGTGAAATACATTTCAGAGGTGGCACGTGCTTTAGACTACCTCCATCGCCATGGAATCATCCACAG GGACCTGAAGCCGGACAATATGCTTGTATCTAATAATGGTCACATCAAGCTTACAGACTTTGGCCTCTCCAAAGTCAAGCTTGACAGAG AATTGAGTCTTGCCGATATCTTGACAACCCCATCTTTGGCAAAGCCTAAACAGGATTATTTCCGCACCCCTGGTCAAGTCCTGTCTTTGATCAGCTCTCTTGGACTT aacacaccagCAGGGGAGAGCAAACGTCGCAGCAGCGCCTCGGCTGTGTTCAGCCCTATGTCATGTGGGAAAATTGATCAGCGGAAAAACTCGCTCTGTTCACCCTTGAGGAGACAGAAGGAATATCTGCTTTCCCCTGTCTGGCATAGCCAGACTTTGG GACCCGACAGCTTTGTGTTCAGCCCAAATGCGTTGACCAAGAGCCTGACTCCCAGGCTGCTTAAGTCCAGAAGGAGGTTTGACACAATGAGCGCAGGCAGCAGCCAATCATGCCTCTTCCCCTCCACCACGGACTCCGAGGGAGGTGTCAGCCCACTATGGGAGGTAGAGCAGATCAGAAGCCAGCAGgaaatacaatt agagaacttccTGCACCTATATGGTAGGAATACCAGTGGACCAACAAAAGGAAAGTTGACCTCTGATATGCGACTGCAGCGCCGGGACTCTGCTCTGGCGTCGTTAGACAACTTAGACCTACGTGGACAGCTCCACCGAGAACCCAGTACTGGTGAACTGTCCAGGAAGGCCAAAGAGGAACCTCTTGCTTGGAAGAGGCTTCAGTTTAACGAGGTAGAGCAGTCTACCCCACCCCAGAAGCCTAATCTCTCTCAACCAATCAGAGGCTATGTTTCTGGAGTTGAAGGTCACTGTGCCACCGAAGGTAAACCAAAGGAAGGCCATGTTGTGGTAACCTCAGCAGGAAAGAGAGTGTttgaggaggtggagagaagTTCTGAACAGTTGGAATCCCTTTCCAAGAAGAGCGACTCAGCGTACCAGAGGTGTTCTGGCGTCCCAGATATTGCTTTGAAGAATCGCACTGGCCTGACAGGGGTGTTTGCAAATGTCCATTTGGAGGTGTTTGGATCTGAGGGTCAAGAGACTTCTGAAGGCCAGGCCCCTAAACTTCCCAGTCCCATCGCTTTGGCTAAAAACCTCCTGTGTGAGTTGGACGGACCAGCAGAGGGGGTCTTCATCGAAGGCACGTCATTTGGTGAAGACCACGAGCTGAGCAGGAGCCTGTGCGCAGACTCTAAGGGGTCGGCTCATGAAATGTCCATCGACAACAGCCCAACCCCAAAGAGGTCGGCTCAAAGTGCCAAAGAGGGGCATTGGGCATTGTTCGAGCTAGACGATAGACCATATGACCCAGCAATATCACCCAGTACCCCACTCCTTCCTCAGCCACCCATCTTCGCTAGTACAGGAACGGCAAAGCCGGGCAACGGGCTCACCCTGAGAGGAGGCGAATCCAAACGCTCCTTCCTCGACCGAGTCCCTGAGCTGGACCCCAGGGTGGCCATGTCACCCTCGTTCCTCAAGCCCAGGAACGAGGTGGCCTTCCGGAGCTACTGCAGCTCCATCAACCGCTCCAACATGTCGGGGAGCTCACGCCTCAGCCTGGGCTCAGTGGAGGCCATGGATATGGCCACCTCAACCTCCTACCACAGTATGCCCTCTGCTGTCACACCGGTCCAGAACAGACCCAGCTCCAACAACTCCCTCGATCAG ACCCCACAGTCGTCGACCACCTCCCACACTCCGTTCAGGACCCCTAAGAGTGTCCGACGTGGTCCTGTACCCGTGGAGGGAGTACCGATTTTAGGCACTCCAGATTACCTTGCCCCAGAGCTGCTATTGGGGAAACCACATG ACTGCATGGTGGACTGGTGGGCCctgggtgtgtgtctgtttgagtTCCTTACCGGCGTGCCCCCCTTCAACGATGAAACCCCTCAGCTTGTCTTCCAGAATATTCTCAACAGAG ATATTCCATGGCCCGATGGTGAGGAGGAGCTATCCCACAATTCCCGTAATGCCATAGAGATTTTACTCACCGTGGACATGAACAAACGGGCTGGTTTCAAAG AACTTCGGAGCCACACTCTGTTTGCGGGTTTGGACTGGGATCACCTTCAGAACCAGACCATGCCCTTCATCCCTCAGCCGGAGGACGAAACGGACACGTCCTACTTTGACGCAAGAAACACTGTGCAGCACCTCGTGATGTCTGGCTTCAGTCTGTAG